ACATGGTGCTTGCGCAGCGGCGTCGATTCCTGCCATTGCCGGACTATGAAGATTCCTCCGATGCGCGCACGGTCTTCAATGTCTATGGACAGGAAATCGATGCCAACTACACCCACTGGCTGATGGAGCGCACGGACCTGCCCATCGAGCACGTGCTGTGGCTGGACCGGTTGCAGAAAGGGCGCAAGCTGGATGCCGCGCAGGTCACCGAATTGCGTCGGGCAGGGTTGGTCGAAGGGCGCAGCCCCAAACTGCATATCTCGGCCAAAGTGGCTGTCGCCATGGGGCAGGAGGTGGCTTACTTGAACCAGCGGAGGCCCGATGTGGATGACTACAAGACGGCCTTGTGCAAGTTGCTGTCCCTGGGACCACAGCCGCGCGCGAAGGTGGATGCGCTGCTCTTGCCCAAGCTGCAACTGTGGATTCCAGGCCTGACCGAGCGCAAGGAATTCATCAAGGAACTGCTCAAGGAGATGTCCAGGGATGGACGGATTCACAACGTGGGCGGCAGGACCCGGGCTGCGCGGTGGGCCTTGACCGACGGCAGCGTCCCCAACAGCCCCCAAAGAAGGTGAAGTTTCCCCCAATGAATTCGGAAAAACTCTTTCATATCAATGGTTTGCATTGGGTGGCTTGGCGCGCGAGGCTGTGCATTTTCCCCAATGCACTCCCAATCACCGGGCGGCATTCAGTTGGTTGGAACGGTTGTCCATGGCGGAGTGGCGCAGGCCGCGCAGTGCCTGGCGGGCCGATGTTGAACCTGGAAGACCGGTCATGGGTACGACAACGGGAGACGGTGCTGTTGTGATGAATGCCCAGCATGGAAGAAACGGGGCTCTCGAACGGTCCGCACCCCGCCCCCTCGACATCGCGCTGCTCGCCAGCGTGTTCGTCGTGGCCGCCTGCGGCCTGCTCTACGAACTCGCCGCGGGGGCGCTCGCCTCGTACGTGCTGGGCGATTCGGTGCTGCAGTTCTCCACCATCATCGGCACGTACCTGTTCGCCATGGGCGTGGGCTCGTGGCTGTCGCGGTATTTCGAGCGGCAGCTGCCCGCGCATTTCCTGCGCATCGAGCTGCTGGTGGCGCTGATCGGCGGGGCGCTGCCGGCCACGCTCTTCCTCGCGAATGCCTATGTGCCGGGCGCGTTCCGCGTGCTGCTCTACGGCATGGTGCTGCTGGTGGGCATGCTGGTGGGGCTGGAGATCCCGCTGGTGATGCGCATCCTCAAGCGCAACGTGGCGCTCAAGGACCTCGTCTCGCAGGTGCTCACGTTCGACTACCTGGGCGCGCTGGCGGTGTCGCTGGCGTTCCCGCTGCTGCTGGTGCCGCACCTGGGGCTGATCCGCACGGGCCTGCTGTTCGGCATCTTCAACGCGGTGGTGGCGGTGTGGGCGCTGTGGCTCTTCCGGCACGAGCTGCGGCAGTTGCGCGCGCATGCGCTGGCCTGCGCGGCGGTGCTGGGCGCGCTGCTGGCGGGCTTCGCGGGCTCCGAGCACATCACGCGCTTCGCCGAGGACCGGTTCTACCAGGACCGCATCGTCATCAGCAGCGCCTCGGCCTACCAGCGCATCGTGGTCACGCAGGGCCGCATGGGCCACCGGCTCTACCTGAACGGCAACCTGCAGTTCGCCGAGCGCGACGAGTACCGCTACCACGAGGCCCTGGTGCACCCCGCGATGGCCGCGCACGGCGCCCCCAAGCGCGTGGCGGTGCTGGGCGGCGGCGACGGCATGGCCGTGCGCGAGATCCTCAAGTACCCCTCGGTCGAATCGGTCACGCTTGTAGAGCTGGACCCGGCCATGACGCAGCTCTTTGGCACCGATCCGGCGCTCTCGCGGCTCAACGGCGGCGCGCTGTCGGACCCGCGCGTGCACGTGGTCAACACCGATGCCTTCCAGTGGCTGCAGTCTTCCGGCGACGGCCGGCAGGGCGGCGGGGCCGCGCAGGGGCCGCACGCCGAGGGCCAGTTCGACGTGATCGTGGTGGACTTTCCCGACCCCACCAACTTCGCGATCGGCAAGCTCTACACCAACAGCTTCTACGCGCTGCTGGACCAGCGCCTCGCGGCGAGCGGCTATGCGGTGGTGCAGACCACCTCGCCGCTCGTGGCGCGCCAGAGCTTCTGGACCGTGGTGCAGACCATCGAGTCGGTGGGCCTGTCGGCCGCGCCGTACCACGCGCACGTGCCGAGCTTCGGCGAGTGGGGCTTCGTCATCGCGAGCCGCCGGCCCTGGCGGCTGCCGGAGCGCCTGCCCGAGGGGCTGCGCTTCCTCTCGCCGGCCACGCTGCCGCTGCTGTTCGACTTTCCGCTGGACATGGCGCGGCAGCCGGCCGAGGTCAACCGGCTGTCGAACCAGATCCTCGTGCACACCTACGAGCAGGAATGGGGCAAGGTGATCGCGCACTGATGCGGGCCCGCGCGGCGGGTTGCGGCAACGCGGGGGCGGGCGCCATACTGCGCGCACACACCACACCGGGAAAGAGGGAGCCCCATGGCATCGTTCGATCTGTACCTGCCGCAATTGCTGAGGTTCGAAGGCGGCTTCGTCGATGACCCGGCCGATCCGGGCGGCGCCACCAACCTCGGCATCACCCTGGCCACGTTCCAGCGCTGCGCGGAGCCGCTGCTGCAGGAGCCGCCGACGCTGCAGGATCTGCGCGCGCTCACCGTGCAGCAGGCGGGCGCCATCTACAAGCAGGAATACTGGGACAGGCTGTACGGCGACCAGATCGCCTCCCAGACGCTCGCCGAGATCCTGTTCGATTTCTACGTCAATGCCGGCGACGAGGCGGTCGTGCTGCTGCAGCGGATTTTGCTGCAGCTGGGCGCCACCGGCCTGGCCACGGACGGCGCAATGGGGCCGGCCACGCTGGCGGCGCTGGAGGCGGCCGACGATGCCCAGGTCTATGCCCTCTACCGCCAGGGCCGCATCGCGTACTACCAGCGTCTGGCGCAGGAGCGCCCGGTGGACCAGAAATTCCTGACCGGATGGCTCGAGCGCGCCGAATGGTTCCCGGCGGACCTGCCCCCGACCGACGCGCCGCCCACCGCCACGGCCTGAAACCTCGCTCCGGGCTCGTGGGCCTCGTTGAGAGGGTTTCATGCTCCATGCCGCCGTATTCATTGAATAGTTTGCTATTAATAATGTAGCAAATGTGTGGTGCCGCATGGCCTGCGGCCCGCGCCTTGGCAAGGCGCCTGCGGCCCGGTGCCCGGGGTTTGGCGGCGGTTGGGGGCGCCTGCCACGCGCTGGCGCTACAGTGGCCGCTCCGCCTGCTCCTGCGCGCTCCCGCGCGACCCCTGCGATGACCCTCCACGCTGTGCCCCCTTCCTCCCCGGCGCTGCGCCGTCGCCACTGGCTGCAGGCCGCAGGGGCGTCCGCCGCCGCCGCGCTCCTGCCGGGCTGCGGCCGGCCGCCGCCACCGCCCGAGGGCGGCTTCACGGGGATCGACATGGAGCGCGGCCATGCGCTGCGCGACCGGCTGCAGAAGGGCGGCGCCATCGAACCCGACATCGTGCGCCGCACCCAGGTGGTGATCGCCGGCGGCGGCGTGGCGGGCCTGGCGGCCGCGCGCTCGCTGCGCCTGGCGGGCGTGGACGATTTCGTGCTGCTGGAGATGGAAGACACGGCCGGCGGCAACAGCCGCGCGGGCCAGGTGAACGGCATCGCCTGCCCGCTGGGCGCCCACTACCTGCCCGTGCCGGGCGACGGCGCGCGCGAGGTGCAGGACCTGCTGGAGGAACTGGGCCTGCGGCGGCGCGTGGCCGGGCGCTGGCAGATCGACGAGCGCCACCTCTGCCACAGCCCGCAGGAGCGTTTGTTCTTCCAGGGCGCGTGGCAGGACGGCCTGCTGCCCATGAACGGCGTGGGCGAGTCCACGATCGCGCAGTACCGGCGCTTTTCCGTGCGCGTGGCCGAACTGGGCCGCGCGGCGCGCTTCGCCATGCCCACCTTCAAGCTCTGGAAGCCGGACCAGCCGCTGTCGGCCGCACTGCGCGCGCTGGACGCGACGACCTTCGATGCCTGGCTGGCGCAGGAGGGCTTCGACGACGCGCACCTGCGCTGGTACCTCGACTACAGCTGCCGCGACGACTACGGCGCCGGCACCGCCCGCGTGTCGGCCTGGGCGGGCATCCACTACTTCGCGAGCCGGCACGGCTTCCACGCGCCCGGCGAGGCCGCGGGCGACGAGCGCGACGGCGTGCTCACCTGGCCCGAGGGCAACGGCTGGCTCACCCAGCGCCTGGCCGCGCCGCTGCACGACGCCGGGCAACTGCGCGCCGGCAGCACCGTGCTGCGCATCGAGGAAACCCGCAGCGGCGTGGAAGTGGACGTGCTGCACCACGCGAGCGACAGCATCGAGCGCTGGCAGGCGCGGCGCTGCGTGGTGGCGCTGCCGGTGTTCGTGGCCGCGCGCGTGGTGCGCAACCCGCCCGCCTTCCTCGCGCAGGCCGCGCGGCGCCTGCAGTGGGCGCCCTGGCTGGTGGCCAACCTGCACATCGATGCGCCCCTCGCCGACCGCGAGGGCGCCGCGCCCGCCTGGGACAACGTGCTCTATGCCGATCCTGCCCCCGGCGGCCTGGGCTACGTGGACGCCGGCCACCAGCGCCTGGACCCGCGCCCCGGTCCCACGGTGCTGAGCTACTACCGCGCGCTGGGCGACGTGCAGGACGGCCGCCGCCAGCTCGCGGAGCAGCCGTGGACGCACTGGCGCGACGCCATCCTCGCGAGCCTCTCGGTGCCCCACCCGGACCTGCGCGCCCGCGTCACGCGCGTGGAGATCACGCGCTACGGCCACGCCATGGCGATCCCCGTGCCGGGCACGCAGGCGTTCCTCAGCCAGATCGGCCGCATGCCGCCGCAGCGCCAGCGCTACGTACTGTCGAACGGCGAGCGCATCGCCGCGCCTGCCACGCCCGGCACGGCCCGCCTCGCCTTCGCGCATGCGGACTGGTCGGGGTATTCGGTGTTCGAAGAGGCGTTCACGCGCGGGCATGCGGCGGGGATGGTGGCTTCGGCGTGAAGCGCCGCTGAGCGCCAGCGTCCCGGGCCCGGCAGGGCGGACGCATTGCCCCCGGCGGGAGCAGGG
The DNA window shown above is from Acidovorax sp. NCPPB 4044 and carries:
- a CDS encoding polyamine aminopropyltransferase, which translates into the protein MNAQHGRNGALERSAPRPLDIALLASVFVVAACGLLYELAAGALASYVLGDSVLQFSTIIGTYLFAMGVGSWLSRYFERQLPAHFLRIELLVALIGGALPATLFLANAYVPGAFRVLLYGMVLLVGMLVGLEIPLVMRILKRNVALKDLVSQVLTFDYLGALAVSLAFPLLLVPHLGLIRTGLLFGIFNAVVAVWALWLFRHELRQLRAHALACAAVLGALLAGFAGSEHITRFAEDRFYQDRIVISSASAYQRIVVTQGRMGHRLYLNGNLQFAERDEYRYHEALVHPAMAAHGAPKRVAVLGGGDGMAVREILKYPSVESVTLVELDPAMTQLFGTDPALSRLNGGALSDPRVHVVNTDAFQWLQSSGDGRQGGGAAQGPHAEGQFDVIVVDFPDPTNFAIGKLYTNSFYALLDQRLAASGYAVVQTTSPLVARQSFWTVVQTIESVGLSAAPYHAHVPSFGEWGFVIASRRPWRLPERLPEGLRFLSPATLPLLFDFPLDMARQPAEVNRLSNQILVHTYEQEWGKVIAH
- a CDS encoding glycoside hydrolase family 108 protein, encoding MASFDLYLPQLLRFEGGFVDDPADPGGATNLGITLATFQRCAEPLLQEPPTLQDLRALTVQQAGAIYKQEYWDRLYGDQIASQTLAEILFDFYVNAGDEAVVLLQRILLQLGATGLATDGAMGPATLAALEAADDAQVYALYRQGRIAYYQRLAQERPVDQKFLTGWLERAEWFPADLPPTDAPPTATA
- a CDS encoding FAD-dependent oxidoreductase; the protein is MTLHAVPPSSPALRRRHWLQAAGASAAAALLPGCGRPPPPPEGGFTGIDMERGHALRDRLQKGGAIEPDIVRRTQVVIAGGGVAGLAAARSLRLAGVDDFVLLEMEDTAGGNSRAGQVNGIACPLGAHYLPVPGDGAREVQDLLEELGLRRRVAGRWQIDERHLCHSPQERLFFQGAWQDGLLPMNGVGESTIAQYRRFSVRVAELGRAARFAMPTFKLWKPDQPLSAALRALDATTFDAWLAQEGFDDAHLRWYLDYSCRDDYGAGTARVSAWAGIHYFASRHGFHAPGEAAGDERDGVLTWPEGNGWLTQRLAAPLHDAGQLRAGSTVLRIEETRSGVEVDVLHHASDSIERWQARRCVVALPVFVAARVVRNPPAFLAQAARRLQWAPWLVANLHIDAPLADREGAAPAWDNVLYADPAPGGLGYVDAGHQRLDPRPGPTVLSYYRALGDVQDGRRQLAEQPWTHWRDAILASLSVPHPDLRARVTRVEITRYGHAMAIPVPGTQAFLSQIGRMPPQRQRYVLSNGERIAAPATPGTARLAFAHADWSGYSVFEEAFTRGHAAGMVASA